The following is a genomic window from Candidatus Polarisedimenticolia bacterium.
GGGCGGAGGTGGAGAGGATGTAGAAGCTGTCGGAGATCTGCAGGACCTCGTCGGCCATCGCCCCCTCGGACATCACGTGTCGCGTATCCGAAGTCGCGTCAACATCGAGGCCGCCGAGCCGCCCGGACTGCAAGGCGCGCCGAAGCGCCGCGTACCCCAGAGGTCCGCAAGCGAGGCGCAACGCAGCAAGCCGGGATGGATCGGTGGCCGAATGTGACGTGAATTCGGGTACGCGACACTAGGCTCCCGCTGCGCATTGCCTCCGTCGGTAAGTCAGCTTGCGATAGACGTCGACGTAGTCGTGCACCATGCGCTCGACGGTGAAGCGCTCCTCGAATTCCCGGCGACAGCGGAGGCGGTCGAGCCCGGCGACCTTCGGGATCGCCTCCACCGCGTCGTCGACGTCGTCGACGATGAAGCCTGTCTCCCCTTCCTCGAGGATCTCGGGCACCGACCCCCGGCGGAACGCGACCACCGGAGTGCCGCAGGCCAGCGCCTCGATCATGACGAGGCCGAACGGCTCCGGCCAGTCGATCGGGAACAGCACGGCGTACGCCCCGCCCAGGAACTCCTCCTTGTCGGCGTCCCCGATCTCGCCGACATACTCGACGTACGGGCCGCGCAGGAGCGGCTTGATCGCTCCCTCGAAATACTCCCGGTCGGCGTTGTCGATCTTGGCGGCGATCTTCAGGGGCATGCGAACGCGCCGGGCGATCTCGATAGCCCGGTCGACGCGCTTCTCGGGGGAGATCCGCCCCAGGAAGGCCAGGTACTTCCCCGGCTGCTCGTGGGGCCGATACAGGCTCTCGGGCAGACCGTGATGCACCGTCGCCTGCCAGTTCGCCCAGGCCATCGGCCGGCGCTGGGCGTCGGAGATCGAGACCAGGGGCACGTCGCGGAACTCCCGGTGCAGCGGGATGATGTCGGCGATGGTCAACCGGCCGTGCAGCGTGGTCAGGTGCGGCGTTCTCTGGCGACGGGAAAGCGGGAAATGCAGATAGTCGACGTGAAAGTGGATCAGGTCGAAATCGCTGGAGCGCTGCATCACCTGCTCCAGCATCAGGATGTGATGCGCCATCTGGTCGACGCATTCCTGGTCCAGGCGCAACGCGACGCGGCAGGCCGGCTCGAGGCGGGCCCGGGTCACCGAGTCGCCGCTCGCGAACAGGGTGACGTCGTGCCCCTGTTCGACCAGCTCCTCGGTGAGATAGGAGACGATGCGCTCCGTCCCGCCGTAGAACCTGGGAGGAACGCTCTCATAAAGCGGCGCTACTTGGGCGATTCTCATGGATCGCTCACGAGCCGGCGAACGATTGCTGATAACGCGCGGGAAAGCGGGGGCCGGCTGTTGCGTCCGCCTCGCCGCAACCGATGATTGCACGCGGAGTTGGAGCCGGCAAGACGCAAACGGCGAAGCCTCTGGTTTTCAGCGCGTTATCGCCGCGAGCCAATCCGTATTCTCTTGTACTCCTGCGCCAAGGATCGGGACAAAGTGGTGTTGCGTCTCCGAAATCACGTTCGCACGGGGCCTCGAGGCGCCCGGATCGCAAGGCGCTCCCGAAGCGCTGCGGGCTCGGAGCGGTGCGCAAGCGAGGCGCAACGCGACGGGACGTCCAGATGCAAAGGGATTCTGGTGACGCGACACTAAGGAGCGAGATGTGC
Proteins encoded in this region:
- a CDS encoding glycosyltransferase family 4 protein, whose protein sequence is MRIAQVAPLYESVPPRFYGGTERIVSYLTEELVEQGHDVTLFASGDSVTRARLEPACRVALRLDQECVDQMAHHILMLEQVMQRSSDFDLIHFHVDYLHFPLSRRQRTPHLTTLHGRLTIADIIPLHREFRDVPLVSISDAQRRPMAWANWQATVHHGLPESLYRPHEQPGKYLAFLGRISPEKRVDRAIEIARRVRMPLKIAAKIDNADREYFEGAIKPLLRGPYVEYVGEIGDADKEEFLGGAYAVLFPIDWPEPFGLVMIEALACGTPVVAFRRGSVPEILEEGETGFIVDDVDDAVEAIPKVAGLDRLRCRREFEERFTVERMVHDYVDVYRKLTYRRRQCAAGA